A single window of Aneurinibacillus sp. REN35 DNA harbors:
- the pdhA gene encoding pyruvate dehydrogenase (acetyl-transferring) E1 component subunit alpha — protein sequence MMLQILSPEGKVADQKQMPQVDDATLKELMRKMVYTRVWDQRAISLNRQGRLGFYAPVAGQEACMIGSQSALAKEDFILPSYRDIPQIVWHGLPLHQAFLYSRGHFHGGQIPDDVNVLMPQIIIAAQITQAMGVAMGFKLKKEKRVAITYIGDGGTSQGDFYEGLNFAGVYKVPAIFFVQNNRYAISTPFSKQTAAESVAAKAQAAGIKGVQIDGMDALAVYETVREARERALAGEGPTLIEALTFRYGPHTMAGDDPTRYRGKEEMTEWEQKDPLVRFRSYLESKNLWSKEDEDKTIEQAKSEIAEAIKKADAQPKQKVTDLIDIMFEEKTPALQEQYDEYKQKEMK from the coding sequence ATGATGTTACAAATTCTTTCGCCTGAAGGCAAGGTAGCGGATCAAAAACAAATGCCTCAAGTCGATGACGCCACTTTGAAAGAATTAATGCGCAAGATGGTCTATACTCGCGTATGGGATCAACGTGCAATTAGTTTGAATCGCCAAGGACGTCTGGGCTTCTATGCACCGGTTGCCGGACAGGAAGCGTGCATGATCGGGAGTCAAAGCGCACTTGCTAAGGAAGATTTTATTCTACCAAGCTATCGCGACATTCCGCAAATTGTATGGCACGGACTTCCGCTGCATCAAGCGTTTTTATATTCCCGCGGTCATTTTCATGGCGGTCAGATTCCTGATGATGTAAACGTTTTAATGCCGCAAATTATTATTGCCGCACAAATCACGCAGGCAATGGGCGTTGCCATGGGCTTTAAGCTGAAGAAAGAAAAGCGTGTAGCCATTACATACATTGGAGATGGTGGTACGTCGCAAGGTGACTTCTACGAAGGATTGAACTTTGCCGGTGTATATAAAGTGCCAGCGATCTTCTTTGTACAGAATAACCGCTATGCGATTTCTACACCGTTCTCCAAACAAACAGCGGCAGAATCTGTTGCAGCTAAAGCGCAGGCAGCCGGCATTAAAGGTGTACAGATTGACGGTATGGATGCACTCGCTGTATATGAGACTGTCCGTGAAGCAAGAGAGCGTGCGCTCGCTGGTGAAGGTCCTACCTTAATTGAAGCGCTGACGTTCCGCTACGGCCCGCATACAATGGCCGGCGATGATCCGACTCGCTATCGTGGAAAAGAAGAGATGACTGAATGGGAGCAAAAAGATCCATTGGTTCGTTTCCGTTCCTACCTTGAAAGCAAGAACCTCTGGTCAAAAGAGGATGAAGATAAAACAATTGAACAGGCGAAGAGCGAGATTGCTGAAGCGATTAAGAAAGCGGATGCACAGCCGAAGCAAAAAGTAACCGACCTGATCGATATTATGTTCGAAGAGAAGACTCCAGCTCTGCAGGAGCAATACGATGAGTACAAGCAGAAGGAGATGAAGTAG
- a CDS encoding alpha-ketoacid dehydrogenase subunit beta yields MAQMTMIQAITDAMRTEMKADPNVLVFGEDVGVNGGVFRATEGLQKEFGEDRVFDTPLAESAIGGMAVGLGLQGFRPVAEIQFFGFVFETFDAIASQAARMRYRSGGKYNSPITFRAPFGGGVKTPELHADSLEGLFLQTPGVKVVIPSNPYDAKGLLISAIRDNDPVIFLEHMKLYRSFRGEVPEESYTVPLGKANVVKEGKDVTIITYGAMVQTSLKAAEQIEKERNVSVEVIDLRTISPLDVETIIASVEKTNRAIVVQEAQKQAGVAAEVIAQINEKAILSLEAPVLRVTSPDTVFPFAAAEDVWLPDPGRVIEALNKVLDF; encoded by the coding sequence ATGGCACAAATGACGATGATTCAAGCCATTACTGATGCGATGCGTACGGAGATGAAAGCTGATCCGAATGTTCTTGTATTCGGTGAGGATGTAGGCGTAAACGGCGGGGTATTCCGCGCAACGGAAGGACTTCAGAAAGAATTCGGTGAAGATCGCGTATTTGATACGCCGCTTGCTGAGTCTGCGATCGGCGGCATGGCTGTCGGTCTTGGTCTTCAAGGCTTCCGACCAGTTGCTGAAATCCAATTCTTCGGCTTCGTGTTTGAGACATTTGATGCGATTGCATCACAGGCGGCTCGCATGCGCTATCGTTCCGGCGGTAAGTACAATTCTCCCATCACTTTCCGCGCTCCGTTTGGTGGCGGCGTAAAAACACCTGAACTGCATGCGGACAGCTTAGAGGGTCTGTTCCTGCAAACACCTGGTGTAAAAGTGGTCATTCCATCAAATCCATACGATGCAAAAGGTCTGTTGATTTCTGCAATTCGTGACAATGATCCGGTTATCTTCTTAGAGCATATGAAGCTGTACCGTTCATTCCGAGGTGAAGTACCAGAAGAATCCTATACAGTACCGCTTGGCAAGGCCAATGTTGTCAAAGAAGGAAAAGACGTTACCATCATTACATACGGTGCGATGGTACAGACGTCTCTAAAAGCGGCAGAACAAATCGAAAAAGAGCGGAATGTGTCTGTGGAAGTTATTGACTTGCGTACGATTAGCCCGCTCGATGTAGAGACGATCATTGCATCCGTTGAGAAAACGAACCGTGCAATCGTAGTGCAAGAAGCACAGAAACAGGCAGGTGTGGCTGCAGAAGTCATCGCTCAAATCAATGAGAAGGCGATTCTTTCTCTTGAAGCTCCTGTGCTGCGTGTTACGTCTCCAGATACCGTATTCCCGTTTGCAGCGGCGGAAGATGTATGGCTGCCAGATCCGGGTCGCGTTATTGAAGCACTCAACAAAGTATTGGATTTCTAA
- a CDS encoding dihydrolipoamide acetyltransferase family protein codes for MAFQFKMPDIGEGIHEGEIVKWHIKEGDQVEEDQIIMEVQNDKAVVEIPSPVNGKVLSIKVDEGTVAVVGDVLVEFDAEGAEAADGEGTSQPESETVDATGRDVGEELKEKSEQASVEKTPMTEGSAPAQQDAEPVDDSKRVYATPAVRKLAREKGINIRQVQGTGKNGRVTREDVEQFAQGGGRAQAAPQAEQAQQVDEAAAPAAQEEKQTAPAAAQTAPGGLEERKPLKGIRKAIAAAMTKSMYTAPHVTIMDEVDVTKLVEMRTRFKPLAEKKEVKLTYLPFIVKAAIAGLREFPELNASIDDEKNEVVLKKYYNIGIAAATDEGLLVPVIKEADRKPLWKIAGEISELATKARDRKASADELKGSTFSITNIGSAGGMFFTPVINYPEVAILGVGRIAKKPIVNENDEIVAAPVMALSLSFDHRLIDGEMAQLYMNYIKGLLQNPEMLVMEV; via the coding sequence ATGGCGTTCCAATTTAAGATGCCGGATATCGGTGAAGGAATTCACGAAGGTGAGATCGTAAAATGGCATATTAAAGAAGGCGATCAGGTCGAAGAAGATCAGATCATTATGGAAGTGCAGAACGATAAAGCAGTCGTTGAAATTCCCTCTCCAGTAAACGGTAAGGTTCTCTCCATTAAAGTGGATGAGGGAACGGTTGCGGTTGTCGGTGATGTGCTGGTTGAGTTTGATGCGGAGGGTGCAGAAGCGGCTGACGGTGAAGGTACTTCCCAACCGGAAAGTGAGACGGTGGATGCGACAGGCCGCGACGTTGGAGAAGAACTGAAAGAAAAATCGGAACAGGCAAGTGTAGAAAAAACACCGATGACTGAAGGAAGCGCTCCTGCGCAGCAGGATGCAGAACCGGTAGACGATAGCAAGCGTGTATACGCGACACCAGCTGTACGAAAGCTTGCGCGTGAAAAAGGGATCAACATCCGTCAGGTGCAGGGAACAGGCAAGAATGGACGCGTAACGCGGGAAGACGTCGAGCAATTTGCACAGGGTGGCGGCAGAGCACAGGCGGCACCGCAGGCGGAGCAGGCACAGCAGGTTGACGAGGCAGCCGCACCGGCAGCACAAGAAGAGAAACAAACAGCTCCGGCAGCCGCACAAACAGCCCCAGGCGGCCTTGAAGAGCGCAAGCCGCTTAAAGGTATCCGCAAAGCCATCGCAGCGGCAATGACGAAGTCAATGTACACGGCTCCACACGTTACGATCATGGACGAGGTAGACGTAACTAAGCTCGTAGAGATGCGTACACGCTTTAAGCCGCTTGCAGAGAAAAAAGAAGTAAAGCTCACGTATCTTCCGTTTATCGTCAAAGCAGCGATTGCCGGTCTGCGTGAGTTCCCTGAACTGAACGCAAGCATTGATGACGAGAAAAATGAAGTTGTGCTGAAGAAATACTACAATATCGGTATTGCTGCAGCTACGGATGAAGGGCTTCTCGTACCGGTCATTAAAGAAGCAGATCGCAAACCACTGTGGAAAATTGCCGGGGAAATCTCTGAGCTTGCCACAAAGGCGCGTGACCGCAAAGCGTCAGCTGATGAACTCAAAGGAAGCACATTCTCGATTACGAATATTGGTTCTGCCGGCGGTATGTTCTTTACACCGGTCATCAATTATCCGGAAGTAGCGATTCTTGGCGTAGGCCGTATTGCGAAAAAGCCGATTGTAAACGAAAATGACGAGATTGTGGCAGCACCGGTTATGGCATTGTCCTTAAGCTTTGACCACCGCCTGATTGACGGTGAAATGGCACAATTGTATATGAACTACATCAAAGGCCTGTTGCAAAATCCAGAAATGCTTGTCATGGAGGTGTAA
- the lpdA gene encoding dihydrolipoyl dehydrogenase translates to MVVGEFTTEIDVLVIGAGPGGYVAAIRAAQLGKKVVIVDKDEVGGVCLNRGCIPSKSLISAAKQYEQAKEGSTIGINVEGVSVDMKKVQEWKQGVVNKLTGGVGQLLKGNGVEVLSGEALFVSENEVRVFHGYDVNRYKFNHCIIATGSRPIEIPALPFGERILSSTEALMLDHIPQKMLVVGGGYIGIELGTVFAKLGTKVTVLEGMASILPGFEKPMVQMVRKKLKKLGVEIHTEAMAQSSEVTENGVKVTAKIKDKEEVFEADYCLVTVGRRPNTDELGLEAIDMKLTDRGLIEIDKQCKTSIPNVYAIGDIVEGPALAHKASYEGKVAAEVIAGQSSEIDYMAIPAVVFSDPEMASVGLSEQQAKEEGYKVKMGRFSFAANGRALSVNETDGFVKVIANEEDGRVLGVQIVGPEASDLIAEAGLAIEMGATLEDIALTIHAHPTLAEVTMEAAEAALGHGIHSLSK, encoded by the coding sequence ATGGTAGTAGGAGAATTTACAACTGAAATTGACGTGCTGGTTATCGGAGCAGGACCGGGTGGATATGTAGCGGCAATCCGTGCTGCTCAGCTCGGTAAAAAAGTAGTCATTGTAGATAAAGATGAAGTTGGCGGCGTTTGCTTAAATCGCGGCTGCATCCCTTCTAAGTCTTTGATCTCGGCTGCAAAGCAGTATGAGCAGGCAAAAGAAGGAAGTACGATTGGTATTAACGTCGAAGGCGTATCAGTTGATATGAAGAAAGTGCAGGAATGGAAGCAAGGCGTTGTCAATAAGCTCACTGGTGGTGTAGGCCAGCTTCTTAAGGGAAACGGTGTTGAGGTTCTTTCTGGTGAAGCGCTTTTTGTAAGCGAGAATGAAGTGCGCGTGTTCCATGGATACGATGTGAATCGCTACAAGTTCAACCACTGCATTATCGCAACCGGCTCCCGTCCGATTGAGATTCCAGCCCTGCCATTCGGTGAGCGGATTCTTTCTTCTACTGAAGCGTTGATGCTTGACCACATTCCGCAAAAAATGCTGGTTGTTGGCGGCGGTTATATCGGTATCGAGCTTGGTACCGTATTTGCTAAGCTGGGTACGAAAGTAACTGTGCTTGAAGGTATGGCCAGTATTCTGCCGGGCTTTGAGAAGCCGATGGTACAGATGGTACGCAAAAAGCTCAAAAAGCTTGGGGTAGAAATCCATACAGAAGCAATGGCCCAATCAAGCGAAGTAACAGAAAACGGTGTGAAGGTCACAGCGAAAATCAAGGATAAAGAAGAAGTATTTGAAGCTGATTACTGCCTGGTAACGGTAGGGCGTCGCCCGAATACGGATGAACTTGGTCTAGAAGCGATTGATATGAAGCTGACAGACCGCGGTCTGATCGAAATTGACAAGCAGTGTAAGACAAGTATCCCGAATGTGTATGCAATCGGTGATATTGTCGAAGGCCCTGCGCTGGCTCACAAAGCTTCGTATGAAGGCAAGGTAGCTGCAGAAGTCATTGCGGGTCAGTCGAGTGAGATTGACTACATGGCTATTCCGGCAGTTGTGTTCTCGGATCCGGAGATGGCTAGTGTAGGCTTAAGTGAGCAGCAGGCAAAAGAAGAAGGCTACAAGGTAAAAATGGGCCGCTTCTCCTTTGCTGCAAACGGCCGCGCGCTCAGCGTCAATGAAACAGACGGCTTCGTTAAGGTGATAGCCAATGAAGAGGATGGCCGTGTGCTGGGCGTGCAGATCGTAGGTCCGGAAGCGTCTGATCTTATCGCAGAAGCAGGGCTTGCAATTGAGATGGGCGCAACGCTCGAAGACATTGCATTAACCATCCACGCGCATCCGACGCTGGCTGAAGTCACGATGGAGGCGGCAGAGGCTGCACTTGGACACGGTATTCACTCTTTATCTAAATAG
- a CDS encoding methyl-accepting chemotaxis protein, producing MMMGTEKMQGLHDELISLHKGCQHLYEMFNEEHTLVLTNTEKIVGYWEGKYVKFGFRIGSPIPHNTNISRTLDQKRKINRTVDHKDSPFGFGYAANTIPLFDENHRIIGTLAIAMPIQKQEMLKSMASELMQTTEQTTQATEDIAAGATGMADAVGALSVNSQKAQNALSTVGKVINLIKQVADQTNLLALNAAIEAARAGDAGRGFAVVADEVRKLASSTRENVEEISKNLLEMSGTIEEIVKEVKNLDSLAQQQAAATEQISASMASLEENSRKVSEVSDSLTP from the coding sequence ATGATGATGGGAACCGAAAAGATGCAGGGTCTGCATGATGAATTAATCTCGTTGCATAAAGGATGTCAGCACCTTTATGAAATGTTTAATGAAGAACATACATTGGTTTTAACCAACACTGAAAAAATTGTTGGCTATTGGGAAGGAAAATATGTAAAATTCGGCTTTCGTATCGGTAGCCCGATCCCACATAATACAAATATTTCGCGTACCCTTGACCAAAAGCGAAAAATCAACCGCACTGTAGACCACAAAGATTCGCCATTCGGTTTCGGCTATGCCGCCAATACGATTCCACTCTTTGATGAAAACCATCGTATAATCGGCACGCTTGCCATCGCTATGCCGATTCAAAAACAGGAAATGCTAAAGAGCATGGCATCTGAGCTGATGCAGACAACCGAGCAGACTACCCAGGCTACCGAAGATATTGCAGCAGGGGCAACCGGAATGGCCGATGCAGTAGGTGCTCTATCTGTTAATTCGCAGAAAGCTCAAAACGCTCTGAGTACGGTAGGAAAAGTAATCAATCTGATCAAGCAGGTTGCTGACCAGACCAATCTCCTCGCCTTAAATGCAGCCATTGAAGCGGCTCGTGCAGGCGATGCAGGACGCGGCTTCGCAGTAGTTGCCGATGAGGTTCGCAAGCTTGCTTCAAGTACGCGGGAGAATGTAGAAGAGATCTCGAAGAATCTGTTGGAGATGTCAGGGACAATCGAAGAAATCGTTAAGGAAGTTAAAAACCTCGATAGCTTAGCACAGCAACAGGCAGCCGCTACCGAGCAGATCAGCGCTTCGATGGCTTCTCTTGAAGAAAATTCTCGCAAAGTATCTGAAGTATCTGATTCTCTTACGCCATAG
- the trhO gene encoding oxygen-dependent tRNA uridine(34) hydroxylase TrhO, with the protein MEHKKPYLVLLFYKYVHIENAEEFAAEHLAFCKELGVKGRIIVAEEGINGTLSGTKEQTDTYMETLRKDPRFADVFFKIDESDEHTFKKIFVRHKKEIVTWRFDEDVNPNETTGNYLSPKEFYEHLQHDDVVVIDGRNDYEYELGHFRGAIRPGVKTSREFPQWIRENLSQYKDKKILTYCTGGIRCEKLSGFLLQEGFEDVSQLHGGIVTYGKDPEVQGRLFDGKCYVFDERISVPINRTEEDVIISECKHCGKPSDRYINCANPWCNVQHFCCEECEDAHKRSCSAECAEHKDNRYIKEQLAKQETAHAG; encoded by the coding sequence TTGGAGCACAAAAAGCCGTATCTCGTGCTTTTATTCTATAAATATGTTCACATCGAAAACGCCGAAGAATTTGCCGCTGAACACCTTGCTTTCTGCAAAGAGCTTGGGGTAAAAGGACGCATTATTGTCGCCGAAGAAGGCATCAACGGAACGCTGTCCGGCACAAAAGAACAAACAGACACCTACATGGAAACATTGCGGAAGGATCCGCGTTTTGCTGATGTGTTCTTCAAAATCGACGAATCCGATGAACATACATTTAAAAAAATCTTCGTTCGTCATAAAAAGGAAATCGTAACATGGCGCTTTGATGAGGATGTAAATCCAAACGAAACAACTGGAAACTATCTTAGTCCAAAGGAATTCTATGAACATCTACAACACGACGATGTAGTTGTCATTGACGGACGCAATGATTATGAATATGAACTCGGCCATTTCCGTGGAGCGATTCGTCCTGGCGTGAAGACCTCACGCGAATTCCCACAATGGATTCGCGAGAATTTAAGCCAGTACAAAGATAAAAAGATCCTTACGTATTGTACAGGGGGCATCCGCTGTGAGAAGCTGTCAGGCTTCCTTCTGCAAGAGGGCTTTGAAGACGTGTCTCAGCTTCACGGCGGCATCGTTACCTACGGCAAAGATCCTGAGGTACAAGGTCGTCTGTTCGATGGTAAGTGCTATGTATTCGACGAGCGAATTTCAGTGCCGATTAACCGAACAGAAGAAGACGTGATTATTTCTGAATGTAAACATTGTGGCAAGCCGAGTGACCGTTATATCAATTGTGCAAATCCATGGTGCAATGTACAGCATTTCTGCTGTGAAGAATGCGAGGATGCGCACAAGCGTTCATGTTCTGCAGAATGCGCAGAGCATAAAGACAATCGTTATATAAAAGAGCAGCTTGCCAAACAAGAAACGGCACATGCCGGGTAG
- a CDS encoding DUF2621 family protein has translation MSAWFGSFIVVWTILLISLMFIGGFFMFRKFLKSMPKKDGMSDLDWQDHYINETRHMWTKETTELLEELVNPVPQLFRDVARRSIAARIGKLALEEGEQQITVDLVIKGYILATPARDHKFLVAHLTEKQIDFAPYKQHLKINAE, from the coding sequence ATGTCAGCATGGTTTGGTTCTTTTATTGTTGTCTGGACGATTCTCCTTATATCTCTAATGTTTATTGGCGGCTTTTTTATGTTCCGCAAGTTTTTGAAATCGATGCCGAAGAAGGATGGCATGTCGGATCTGGACTGGCAGGATCATTATATTAACGAGACACGCCATATGTGGACAAAAGAGACAACAGAGCTGTTAGAAGAGCTGGTTAACCCTGTACCGCAGCTGTTTCGTGATGTAGCAAGGCGCAGTATTGCCGCCCGCATCGGTAAGTTGGCACTTGAAGAAGGGGAGCAGCAGATCACGGTCGATCTTGTCATTAAGGGCTATATATTGGCGACGCCAGCCCGTGACCATAAGTTTCTGGTTGCCCATCTCACGGAGAAGCAGATCGATTTTGCACCATATAAGCAGCATCTTAAAATCAATGCAGAATAA
- a CDS encoding TrkA C-terminal domain-containing protein codes for MVSMLGIAFILMYFIIIALVIEISTILLKMTGLDKDIARFQAISMLTGTGFTTGESELVARHPIRRRLGTFLILFGAFSLAVIISAISALLANRSGLPQLGTVIAVLLVIWGLMKLKSVERRLYKRMEANMRKVHVTHELPIEDVLFIGDDDLFTEIHIFKDSKLIGKSIKDCLEDEVDMNVLFIKRGDEVVRRSLSEAKVQDGDKLLVYGDRHVIERKFSRELKHMEELEKEEHKSEELV; via the coding sequence ATGGTTAGTATGCTGGGCATTGCTTTTATTCTTATGTATTTTATTATTATTGCACTTGTTATTGAGATCTCTACCATTTTATTAAAGATGACAGGGCTGGATAAGGATATAGCACGCTTTCAGGCGATTTCTATGCTGACCGGAACCGGATTTACAACAGGCGAATCAGAACTGGTGGCCCGTCACCCGATTCGTCGACGGTTGGGGACATTTCTCATTCTGTTTGGCGCCTTCTCGCTTGCGGTCATTATTTCGGCAATCAGTGCACTGCTGGCGAATCGGTCAGGTTTGCCGCAACTCGGCACCGTGATCGCAGTGCTGCTTGTTATATGGGGGCTAATGAAGCTGAAGAGTGTAGAGAGACGTCTGTATAAAAGAATGGAGGCCAATATGCGGAAGGTGCATGTCACACATGAACTTCCGATTGAGGACGTACTATTTATCGGTGACGATGATTTGTTTACCGAGATACATATATTTAAAGACTCGAAATTAATCGGGAAGAGTATCAAGGATTGTCTCGAAGATGAAGTCGATATGAATGTATTGTTCATTAAGCGGGGAGATGAGGTGGTGCGAAGAAGTCTGAGTGAAGCCAAGGTACAGGATGGAGATAAGCTGCTTGTGTATGGAGATCGGCATGTGATTGAGCGGAAATTCAGCCGTGAACTCAAGCATATGGAGGAATTAGAAAAAGAGGAACACAAAAGCGAAGAACTTGTATAA
- a CDS encoding CstA-like transporter-associated (seleno)protein codes for MWRDETCPQRTYVPPEKIKEVAATHSLMRRVRSTFRMVFGIPDYERYLDYWHAAPPKGELTPLSEKEFFRQAIEQRYGSGKPTRCC; via the coding sequence ATGTGGCGCGACGAAACATGCCCACAGCGCACGTACGTTCCGCCGGAAAAAATCAAGGAAGTGGCTGCTACTCACTCATTAATGCGTCGAGTCCGCTCTACCTTTCGAATGGTATTCGGGATTCCGGATTATGAACGATACCTTGATTACTGGCATGCTGCCCCGCCCAAAGGCGAGCTCACCCCACTGTCAGAAAAGGAATTCTTCCGACAGGCGATCGAGCAACGGTACGGTAGCGGCAAGCCTACACGCTGCTGCTAA